TGCTTTACTTCAACTGGCTGTCTTTCGACCCGCGCCGGTTGATTCCGCCGCGCGCCTGCTGGCGCCCGTCGCGTTCCTGCATGCAGTCGATGCACAGCTTTACGCCGGGAAGCGCCTTGCGGCGGGCTTCGGGAATAGGTTCCTCGCATTCCGCGCAATGGGTGCGGCTTTCGCCTTCGGGCCCACGCCGCGCCTTCAGCCGTGCAAGTTCATCGCTGATAGAGGCTTCTATCTGCTCCGATACCGCACCATCACGTGCCCATCCTCCTGCCATCGCTTTATCCTTTCCATCCCGGTTCGGGTGTCAGTCTATACCCCCCAACGCATCACACCGGGGATTTGATCCCCGGGGATGCTTCAACCGCCGCTTGGCTACACCATAATCATAGCAAAAACGGCCTGCTGCGTCAGAAAATCGCTTGTCTCGAAGGTCGGGTTTTCAGTCCTTCCGGTCTACACCCGCGAGGCCCAACCAAGGTAGCGGCCCCCGAAAACCCTGCGCAAGACAAAAGAGCGCCCCTGTCAGAGCGCCCTTTCAGGGAAAAATCGGTTTATGCGTTCGCCATCATCCCTTTTTCTTTGGCGATTTCGCGCATGCGCGCTTGCAGCTTCTCGAACGCGCGCACCTCAATCTGGCGGATCCGTTCGCGGCTGACGTCGTACTGTCCAGACAGATCCTCCAGCGTCACAGTCTCGTCGGAAAGGCGGCGCTGCGTCAGGATATCCTTCTCGCGGTCGTTCAGGACCTCGAGCGCCTCTGCCAGCATCTCACGGCGCGTTTCCAGCTCGTCGCGCGCTTCGTAATCGCTGGCCTGGTCGGCGTCTTCATCCTCCAGCCAGTCCTGCCATTGCATCGTGCCTTCGCCTTCGG
Above is a genomic segment from Sulfitobacter sp. HNIBRBA3233 containing:
- a CDS encoding DksA/TraR family C4-type zinc finger protein; the protein is MAGGWARDGAVSEQIEASISDELARLKARRGPEGESRTHCAECEEPIPEARRKALPGVKLCIDCMQERDGRQQARGGINRRGSKDSQLK